In Streptomyces sp. NBC_00306, a single genomic region encodes these proteins:
- a CDS encoding dehydrogenase, with amino-acid sequence MTDDAPACPECGRPMESGGFVLSKREDDGRRTCRTLWRCAGRHVWWGWADLPDEPLEVCPVPELFR; translated from the coding sequence ATGACCGACGATGCCCCGGCCTGTCCCGAGTGCGGCCGGCCCATGGAGTCAGGCGGCTTCGTGCTCTCCAAGCGTGAGGACGATGGCCGGCGGACCTGCCGGACGCTCTGGAGGTGTGCCGGTCGGCATGTCTGGTGGGGCTGGGCCGACCTGCCGGATGAGCCTTTGGAAGTTTGCCCGGTGCCGGAGCTCTTTCGCTGA